One Papaver somniferum cultivar HN1 chromosome 10, ASM357369v1, whole genome shotgun sequence genomic window carries:
- the LOC113317703 gene encoding uncharacterized protein LOC113317703 gives MWKQMHLFDGLDIMSRESSSLLKEAEDKSYSCSTVNDELHKTLGLVKGKEFMNARQLLGRSCGRNSDLGEFPPAECSHVFLPSKSMKQLVLSNFKRLDQLHCVLQGKIVGKSSVTEKLIGCFYNVLSKGKMIEKEHFDGLEHKNKLLQETGGLVDNEVISETEFAKSVKKTVKQIDEAVQKLVSLRGSILSEDSPHRNIALWRVLYESSLLNLQLDLICETLGGTIKFGVKLLDNAQPSDSADLDQLHASIIKLIGSCNGVLLDFLAMHKTGSTILILLISIQLFARPT, from the exons ATGTGGAAACAAATG CACCTGTTTGATGGTCTGGATATTATGTCGCGGGAGTCATCTTCATTGCTGAAAGAAGCTGAGGACAAATCATATAGCTGCTCAACTGTCAACGATGAACTCCACAAGACTCTAGGACTCGTTAAGGGCAAGGAATTTATGAATGCAAGG CAATTGTTAGGTAGGTCTTGTGGTCGCAATAGTGACTTGGGAGAATTTCCACCAGCTGAATGTTCCCATGTTTTTCTTCCCTCGAAATCAATGAAGCAGTTGGTTCTTTCGAACTTTAAAAGATTAGATCAGTTGCATTGTGTTCTCCAGGGGAAAATTGTTGGTAAAAGTTCGGTTACAGAAAAGCTGATTGGTTGTTTTTACAATGTACTCAGTAAG GGAAAAATGATCGAGAAGGAACATTTTGATGGTTTAGAGCATAAGAACAAGTTGCTGCAAGAAACTGGCGGTCTTGTTGATAATGAGGTCATATCTGAAACTGAATTTGCCAAGTCTGTCAAGAAAACGGTAAAGCAGATTGATGAAGCAGTTCAGAAACTAGTTTCATTAAGGGGTTCTATTCTTTCTGAAGACTCGCCTCACCGAAATATCGCTTTATGGAGAGTTCTATATGAATCATCCTTACTGAATCTTCAATTGGATCTCATATGTGAAACCCTTGGCGGAACAATCAAATTCGGG GTCAAACTATTAGATAATGCTCAGCCCAGTGACTCGGCAGATTTGGATCAGCTTCATGCGTCAATTATTAAACTAATTGGATCTTGTAATGGAGTCTTACTTGACTTTTTAGCCATGCACAAAACTGGAAGTACTATCTTAATCTTGTTGATTAGCATCCAACTTTTTGCTCGACCTACTTAA